A genomic region of Miscanthus floridulus cultivar M001 chromosome 3, ASM1932011v1, whole genome shotgun sequence contains the following coding sequences:
- the LOC136543327 gene encoding uncharacterized protein, whose translation MCGTPVGVDNTSRRKFDKEEYLERARQREQREKDEAWKGKERGPPVQRQPLKHRDYEVDLDSRLGKTQVVTPIAPLNQQAGYYCSVCECVVKDSANYLDHINGKKHQRALGMSMRVERASLEQMVKQKLCQRGTSCRDIILIGSCKEES comes from the exons ATGTGTGGAACT CCAGTCGGTGTCGACAATACTTCTAGGAGGAAATTTGATAAGGAAGAGTACTTGGAGAGAGCTCGACAGAGGGAGCAGCGGGAGAAG GATGAAGCCTGGAAAGGCAAGG AAAGGGGTCCTCCTGTGCAAAGACAGCCTTTGAAGCACAGAGACTATGAAGTTGATCTTGATTCTCGTCTTGGCAAGACTCAG GTAGTGACCCCGATTGCACCGTTGAATCAGCAG GCTGGGTACTACTGTTCTGTATGTGAATGTGTTGTTAAAGATTCAGCCAACTATTTGGATCACATAAATGGCAAGAAGC ATCAGAGAGCGCTGGGCATGTCTATGCGTGTTGAAAGGGCATCACTTGAACAG ATGGTGAAGCAGAAACTATGCCAAAGAGGCACATCATGTCGTGACATTATTCTTATTGGTTCATGCAAG gaggaatcttga